From Panthera tigris isolate Pti1 chromosome B4, P.tigris_Pti1_mat1.1, whole genome shotgun sequence:
GGTTGATTTTAATAGATAACCATGTGGTTCCTGCTACTTCCTGTTTGATAATATTACAggtatgaaaacaaattaaactaGCTTAGCTATTACATCATATTCACCTGACGTCATGGGGCTTTGAACATGTTCTTTGAAGGATACCCATTAtgcaaatccattttttttccgTATTCTCAACAGCAGTTTGCATTAGATATCTCCTTCGTAAATAGTTGTTGAGGACCTGATTCTGAGTGGCTTTGCCCTGCACAGCAGCCCCTACAGTATCTCCTGTTGGCCTTTAGGGTTGCTAGTACTCAGGAAGCAAGTATATCATCTGTGCCCTTATGTATATATAGCATTTGTGTACAGGATGTTTTCCCTTTCAGTCTTCCTCAGTTGGCATGAAAAACATCAGAAGTGATGGAACATTCTTTCTGTTATAACTGTTTCCAAAACACATCATTTTAGCAGTGTTACAGAGTCCCTAATAGTTGTATTTGGGTTatctgttatttttctcattaattcaACCTTAATAGCTTCATTGaaactatttatatatatctaaagTTCATATACTAGCCTAGTTTCTCCTACTGATTCCTTTTCATATCCTTTATCAATAAATTTTGGAGTGCCCAAAGATCAGTCCTtggttctctcttcttttctgtccCGTTTTCCAAGATAGTGATTTTATccagtctcatggctttaaatatctTCTGTATGCTGATGGCTCCCaactctcttttttgttgttgttgttgttgaacttttatttcattatcataATCTTCACTCTGAATCCAGCTAGACTTGGAGGGGAGTAAGGAAAACATGGAACCCGTGAAACTGCTGCAAGAACACAAACATTATAGGAGATTTTGACAGATGGAGGTGGAGGGGTGCTTTCCCAAGCTACAGAAGGAATGGTCTAGTAGTTAAGGTAAAACACAAGTCAAATTTTTTAGATTTGTCCACAGTCAGCAGTGGTGATCTTCTTGCTGGTCTTGCCATTTCTGGACCCAAAATGCCTCATGGCTTCCACAATATTCATGCCCTCCTTCAACTTGCCAGACACCACGTGCTTGCCATCCAACCACTCAGTCTTAGCAGTGCACGTGAAAAACTCGGAACCGTTTGTGTTGGGTCCAGCATTTGCCATGGACAAGATGCCAGGACCTGTGTGCTTCAGGATGAAACTCTCATCATCAAATTTCTCCCCATAGATGGACCTGCTGCCAGTGCCATCATGACATGTGAAGTCACCACCCTGGCACATAAATCCCGGAATAATCCTGTGAAAGCAGGAACCTTTAGAACCAAGTCCTTTCTCCCCAATGCTTAGAGCATGGAAGTTCTCTGCCATTTTTGGAACTTTGTCTGCAAACAGCTTGAAGGAGATGGAGCCCAAGGGCTCACCATCCATGGAGATGTTGAACATGCTGGGGTTGACCATGGCTGGGCAGCATGGGTGGCTCCAGGGTGGTGGCATCTGCAAagccccaattctttttttttttttaactttatttatttattttgagagagagctagagagagcaccagcacctgtgtgggggaggggcagagagagggagagagagaatcccaagcaggctccgtgctgtcagtgcagagcctgatgaagggctcaatgTCACAAACTCAGACCTgagactcatgacctgagctgaaatcaagagtctgaccttaactgactgagtgacctaGGCATCCCTGATAGCTCCCCGTTTAATCTCTGGCCAAGCCCTGTTCCTTGATCTCCAGAACTGTATATCCAGCTCCAACTGTATATCCACATGTCTAATAGGCAACCCTAACTTAATATGTCTCTAACTGAGCTTCTAATGGTCCGCCACAAACCAGCTTCTCCTGCAGCCTTCCCTATCTCAGTTAATGCTAGCTCCATTCTTCTCATTGCTTGGGCCAGAAACCTTGGTGCCattcttgattcttctctttgtctcacACCCAGCGTATGGTCTCTCAGCAAATCCTGTtagctctgtctcccaaaatgtGTCCACATTTGACCATTTATCACCATTCCTTCTGCCACCATCCTGCTCCATGTGACCACCCTTTGCCTGGTTTTTTGAAGTCACTTCTTAActagtctccctgcttctgctttgCTTCCCTACTGTCTGTTGTTAGCACATTGCCAGAGTAACCCTGTTAAAATTTCACTTAGTTCTTACAATTTTTCTGTTGAAAACCTTCCAACAGTTTCCCATCTTACCCAGAAAAAAAGCTAAAGACCTTAACTATTACGTATAAGAACGTGTGTGATCTGATCCTCCATTACATCtccattctcattttcttttgttctcttccttgTTCACTCTGTTCCAGCCACGTGGCCTTTTTGCTGTTCCTTGAACATGCCTTTCCTTCAAAGCCCTTATACTTGCTGTTCAGTCTCCGTAGAATTCTCTTGCTGGTATCAGCAAAGCTAGCTTTCTcactttgggttttttctttctgaaacctTCCCTGGCTAACTTACTTGTTTTCCTGTCTCCTGCACTGGAATGTCAGCTTTATGAGGGTGgagattttgtcttgttttgtgtaCTACAGAATTCTGAGCACCTAGACGTAGTGTAGATAGTAGATgtccacatatttaaaaataaatgaatgaataaatgatactCATTCTCATAATACCTCTTAAAAAAGCAGATAGTAAGCTAACAGCACTACTAGATGTCAAGTtatgttgaaagaaagaaggatggaaggattgAAAGGCTGGAGGGAAAGTAaggatttgaaaataatttgaaatttctcaaaatatagGGCAATCCTATAAATGTATGAATAGCAGTACtactttatttaaataactattttaatatttttccatggAGCCCACAAAAATTAGTTACTACCATCAGTAGGAAACAGATTTGAACATCCAGCTGTGGTTTGAACCAGGAGATAAAGTTCTGCTCTCGATTAAGAACTGTGGACAAGTATTTCAGATGTCACTGAATCATTGTGTAGTTGAAGAAGGGTAACAATATGTCTTGGTTTTCCAGGAAGAGTcttggtttcattgttttgttaattattaaTAGGGTGGGTTTTTAATTCTCTCAAGAGTCCAGGTCCGAATGGTAAGTTATAAGGGCACCCTATAATCAAGGTGCTTGCTTCTGGCTAGTGATTGTAGCAGAAATTGAAATTCATGCATCCTAAGAAATTGTGACTTCCCAAACCCCTATTCTGGTGACTAGTTGCTTTGAGAGACCCCACCTTTCAGGGTGGCACTAGTAAAACCTTGATTATCTGGCATATAACTGGAGACCTTAAGAAAATGGTGAGTTTTTTTCTGTGCCAGTATAAGTACATgtagaaaatacatgtatattacactatatgtatattattctCTAACTTAATGTTCTGTGTTATTGTAGATAGATGTACTTCATTTTATCAACTTAATTTCTGTGTTTTGtcaattttcaaaaaatcagtataaaaaaaACAACGTATAGGAAACTTGCCCATATGAAACCATAAGATAAGCAAAAAGAATGCTTTTGATATCTTAATCACAGCTAAAGAGCGCAAGATACATGGCTTACTATTTATGGTATAGAAATCCTTACATTGGGTTTCCACATtagcaaaaaagtaaataactcAGGCCAACTTGCCAAAATCTGGCCTAAAGGGAATTTTTGAAGAGAACTCATCACCATAAACACATGTACTCTATGCAGAAATTCTCttaagacagaaaataaggaaatgcaaagaagcaaaaagaaaaattcttcatgGTAAAATGACTCAATCACTGGTAACCATGcatttcatatttctcttttaataagtTAGTTTGCCTATTTTTATATGGTCTTAATCCTACTGTATATGTAAATGTGCATCCTGTATCTCCCCCTCCctgattaatatttaatatttaaatatttaatatattttagtattaaaatagttaatattttaactatttttctatgtgttttagaATAGATTTCCAGAAGAGGAATTACTAGATCAAAAGtaaagactattttaaaaagttttttgatatatatattgcCACACTGCTTTTCCTGAGTATTTTACCAATTAATACTTTAACCAATCATGTCTGATGGTGCTTATTTCATCACACCTGTGCTTGGGTTGggaattatgattttttaaaatatttgtgattgcaaaaacaagtaaaagattCCTCactttgaatttgcatttctttcatttttttgtgacCTTGTACATTTTTCTGTAAACATATTACTGATTGTATCCtattgtatattaaaatataattttgtagcTTAAGAGGGCTCCATGTAGGGAAAGACATTGCCTTTTGAATAAAACTTTAATAGACATGCTCAGCACGTTCATGATGTGCTGTTTCTTTACGATAAAGACAATTATTCGTTTTTAATTAAGGATTAATTACCCAGGTTACCATATTGAAATTAACCTCAACAGCTGCAAAATCCTTTCCAAAATGCTTAATTAGTAGAAAACAATTCCCACAGTGGGGAAATGTGGCTTcctattaagaaatatttatctaGCTAAGTATGTATAAACTATATCTAACagcgtatatgtgtatatatgtattaggTTTTGTTGATTTCATTGAGTGCTAATGAACAGCAAACTAATcatagaaattttatatttttatcaggaacagttaacatttactaaaataatatcttaaatattttcttcttttcaaggtATCATAGACGTCGTAGGAAACTGGATCCTCCAAAAGACAGATGATATTGAGGTTTTCAGGAATCAAAGAGATGTTATCTTGTGTCTTATTTGCCATTTGAGAAAATGCAATTGAGTGTATTCACTGTTATGtagcaaaacaataataaaatgtctttttatgtcttAGAATGTCTTAGAATGtcaatttctttatatatcttacGTAATTGTGGATTTGACATTCTTATATGCAGAAACCTACTTCATCTTATCTTGCCTTTGAGATATTAAGgtataccatttatttttatgtatctagTTGTGATTAAGTATTTTTACATTATCAGCCAAATATTGTTAGTAGTATAAATATGATTCATAAAAATGTGCATGGTTCTCCTTCACAGGGAGATTTTTTAATTGCCTTTGGAAAGAAACTCATGGGGTCCacccagaaaataaatgttatgatgttttctttcttgtggcttctaggaaataaattctagttgacccttgaaccacTTGAGTTTGAAGTGGTCTGCttatacacagaattttttttgataaatatagtacagtactgtaaatgtattttctcttaagattttcttagtaacattttcttttccccagcaTTATtgtaacaatataaaaatataaaatacatataacatgcaaaatacatgttaatcaatTATGTTAATCGGTGAGGCTACCAGTCATcataggctattagtaattaaagttttggggagtcaaaagttagaCATGCATTTTTGACTGCAATGGGGATTGGTACCCCTAACCCCTTTGTTCAGGGGTTAACTGTAGTTACATTTTAATTAGTTTCTACTGCTTGCTAGgtcctttacatatatatacattattattaaattctCACAATAATCCTTTGAAGAAAGATCATCATTCCTACTTTATAGGTAAGGCCAAGTGACTTTGAACTCCACTTACCTAGCAAGTGGAGTGGGAGAGCCAGGATCCAAATGGTCTGGTTCCAGAGCCTTTCTACTGTGCATTACAGTGACAAAGGGTTATTTTCTTTTACCTAAGAATGTACTTTCCTAGAAAGGATATTatagaatttgttttaatttttttttttttctggctgttttaGAAATTATGCTAGCTTCAGAACACATGCAACTCTGtggttaaaatgttaatatcacTAGTGTGATGAGAATGTTAATTGATTATTTTGCTGTTGGTTGTCACTACCACCTTATATGTGATCCTTAATGGCATTGCTGCCCCTGTGATTTCTGTTTAGGACGTGAGGAATCTTTTAAGAAGGTGGAAAGGTGCTTTATTGAAACTTGtaaaatatttgtgatattttaaaatctgatgtggaaaatgatttcattgaagtaaaattgaaatgaaattcattgaaatgaaaacttatttaaagtctgttgttttgggatgcctgggtggcttggtcggttaagtgtctgactctgcattttggctcaagtcataatcccaaatctcagtttatgagtttgagccccacatcaggctctgcactgacagcatgaagctgcttgagattttctgtctccctctctctctgcccctccctgacatgtgcacacgtgctctctctctctcaaaataaataaaaacttttaaaaaataaaataaaaagtctattCTTTAATCTAGTTCTTTTAATAGAGGAACTCTCTCTGAAGTTTCAAGTATTCAGTAAAAATGTAAGGAATAATAAATAGGAAAGGATTAAGGAAGTAATAATGGCCACCCTCTGTTaccaaaaggaaatgtttttaagtggcttccttttatcattaatatattaatgtgggggaaagagcaaagaaaaacatgttgATAGAACTTACtaatcagaaattttaaatatttaccagccATGTTCAgtgacatatttttgaaaatgattagatttttttctggttgatTTATATCCACATTTTTACAAAGATTGAAATATGCCACATTATAAAAGtaggaagaataaagaacaattaaattaattaaaaactttttttctaagtacAAAGATGTACTAAATAGAGATTGTTTGATTGTAAGATGCCCAAACCACACATCCACATGTCAATGCTTTGGAGAATTAACTTTGATTTTATTGTACTGGAACTACAGGTTAATACTGTAGATGCTAGAATTTTGGCTTTCATGGATTGCTGTTATTTAGTTTGCTAAGTAAGTACATattccatcaccaccatcacctccttcctctctgctccttccattCTCTACCCCAGGGGTAGTAACTTATCCACCATCACAAACATTTTAGCAAAGGTCCACTtacttgtctccttttttctagaaatttaaaaactgcataAGGTGGGATGGTCCTTTAAAGGGAATTCATTCAATCGTTAAAAATTTTCCGGTTCCCATGTTTCCATTGATGAGGTGGATTAAGACACCTCAAGCTGATATAAAAGCATTGTCAGTGAGCCACCAGAGGGCACTCTTAGAGTTCAATTCAAACACTGCTTACCCAAAGGCAGTAACAATGTGCTTAATTACCAGAGACTATTTGGATGTTCTTTAGGTAAGAATGTCTAGTAGAATAAATGGGAGTAGTGAAATTATGTGTTGAGATATTCTGAGGCCATTATTCATTCTGTTGATCTAGTCGTCAAGGATTTACCAAACCCCTAATACATTTGAAGAGGCATTATACTTTTTGCTAGGCCAACAGCAAAAAATGGTCCCTTCTTAAGGATGATAGTATCTACTTAACTAGTATCTACTGAGccacttaatttttataatgatgtttataactttttaaaaatgtttaatgttcatttttgagagagagagaatgagtgggggaagggcagagagagagggagacacagaatccaaagcaggccccaggctctcagctgtcagcacagagcctgtcacggggcttgaatttatgaactgtgaggtcatgacctgagccgaagttggacacttaactgactgagccacccaggcacccttataatGTTTATAAACCATAAAcataatgcattattattttttaattaaaaaataaatagaaaataaaaattacccataatTGTCCCTTGTAAAGATAACACTTcaagttttgcttcccttcttccCACTTATTTCActgcataaatatatttcaaagagtAAAAACAGTATTAATTATGCATGCTGTTTtataacttgcttttttcatttaatagaatttttttgcCATATCATTAAATACTCTCATTTAATGAATGCATATTATTCTATAATCTGGATGTCATAATTAACTTCCTCACTGCTTTTAGACATAATCAttgtttctctttgttccctattataaataatgctgttggagtgcctggttgactcagttgattaagcatctgactttggctcaggttatgatctcactgctcatgagtttgagccacacgttgggctctgtgctgacagctcagagcctggagcctgcttcatattctgtttctttctctctgccccttctctgcttgcattctctctctctctctcaaatataaaataaaacataaataatgctgttattaaCATTCTAgtggatatttttccttttttaaaaagacttcattttttagaacagttttaggttcacagcaaaattgaaagggAGGTACAGGTATTTTCCAtgtccccacacatgcatagcttcCCTTGTTATCACCATCACCCACCCGGATGatgcatttgttacaattgatgtacctacattgacacatcatcacCCAgagttcatagtttacattagggtttactcttggtattgtaccttctgtggattttgacaaatgtagaATGGCATATTTCTACCATTATATTATCTACAGCATAGTTTTATTGCCCTAAAATTAGTGTCTGCCTATttatcctcttttccttcctaacCCCTGGTAATCACTGATCTTTcttgtctccacagttttgcattttccataatgttatatgttagaatcatacagaatgttgcattttcaggttggcttctttcatttagtagtatgtcttttcatagcttggTAGCTAATCTCTTTTTAGCGCTGAAAAACAGTCCATTGTCTGGACATACTATgctttatccactcacctactgaaAGGTATGTTGGTCACTCCCAAATTTGGGAAtgataaataaagctgctataaacatcagtgcacaagtgtggacataagtttgcatctcctttgagtaaataccaaggagcatgattatTGGATTGTAAGGTAAGAGtaaatttagttttgtaagaaactgccacgCTTGTTTCTAAAGTGGCTGGACCATTCTGCATTCAGACCAACAGTGAATAAGTTTCTGTtgctgcacatcctcaccagcatttggtgatGTGAGTGTTTTTGGATTTTGACCACTCTAATATTAGAGGTGTGTAGTTGTAtctgattgttttaatttgcatttctttgatgcaTGACTGTGGAGCATCTTCTCatatacttatttgccatctgcgTATCTTCTTTATTgaagtgtctgttaaggtctttggcccattttttagtCAGGTTATTTGTTTTAATCGGGTTATTTGTTTAATCAGGTTATTTAATTGggttattgttgagttttaagagttctttttatattttgtatattaatctatTATCAGGTAGGCctcttacatatattttctcccaatctgtggctcgccttttcattctcttcacacTGTCgtttcacagagcagaaatttttaattttcatgaactCTAGctgattaattttttctttcatggatcatgcctttgatGTTGTATCTGAAAAGTTATCATCAAACCCAAGATCATCTAAACTTCCTCCCATGTTATTTTCTAAGAGTTtgatagttttgcattttaccttTAAGTCTGTgaccctttgtgtgtgtgtgtgtgtgtgtgtgtgtgtgtgtatgatccattttaagtaaatttttatgaAGGATGTAAAGTCATTGTCtagatgattattattattttttgcatttgtagTTGTTCCAgctccatttgttgaaaagactctttgcTTCATTGTATTGCATTTACTCCTTTGTCAACAATCAGTCGACTGTATTTATGTGGTTCTGTTTTAAGGCTCTCCCGTTCTGTTCTGTTGAAATATTTTGTCTGCTCGTTCACTAGTACTGCACTCCCttgactgtagctttgtagtaagtcttgaaatcagacaGTGCCAGTCCTCTCACTTGGTTCTTTTTCAATACTAGTGTattgcattaattgattttttaaagttgaactaGCCTTATACACCTGGCATAAGTTCCATTTGATCATGGTGCATAATTCTCttttgcacctttttttttttagatttgatttgctagtattttgttgaggatttttgcatctatattcattttAGATACTAGCTAGTGGTTTTCtagtaatgtctttgtctggttttggtctcagggtaatgttggcctcatagaatgagttaggaagtattccctctgctcTATTCTCTGAAAAAGATTGTAGAGAATAGgtattatttctctcttaaatgtttggtagaattcatagTGAatccatctgggcctggtgctttatATTCTGGAAGGTTATTATTGatgcaatttctttaatagatacaggcTTATTCAAGTAGTATGTTTCTTGTGTGAATTTTGCCAggttgtgtctttcaaagaattgcCGCACTTTATCTAAGTTATCTGAGGGTATAGAGTTAGTTGTCCGTGGGAATTGTAATAATGTCccttgtttcatttctgatattagcaatttgtgccttttctttttttcttagcctggTTAGtggcttattaattttttttatctttataaagaaTGAGCTTTTGATCTTATcaatttttctattgatttcctgttttcaattttattgatttccactctaattcttattatttcctttcttctgcgtactttagatttaatttgctcttctttttctagtttcctaaggtgggAGCTTAGATGGTTggttttagatatttctttttttttctaacatgtaTATTCAATGCTAAAATTTCCCTTTAAGCATTTGTGGCTTacactgcatcccacaaatttggtaagctgtgtttcattttcatttagtgcAAAGTACTGTTTAATTTctcttgatatttcttttttgacccacGTGTTATGTAGCAGTGTATTGTTTAATCTTCAAGTATTTTGGGATTGTCCAGCTGGCTTCCCATTAATGATTTCAAGTTTAATCCCACTGTAATCTGAGAGCACACATTGCATGATTTCTGgtttttttagttaattaattaatttttaatttatattcaagttagttagcatatagtgcaataatgtttttagattccagtgattcatctcctatgtataacacccagtgctcattgcaccaagtgtcctctttaatgcctcttgcccatttagcccatccccccacccacagcccctccagcagccctcagtttgttctccatatttaagagtctcttatgttttgtccccctccgtttttatattatttttgcttcccttcccttatgttcatctgttttgtatcttaaattccacgtatgagtgaagtcatatgatatttttcttttactgacttatttcacttagcataataccctctagttctatccgtttgttgcaaatggcagggtttaattctttttgattgctgagtaatactccattgtaaatataaacatcttctttatccattcatccctcaatggacatttgggctctttccatactttggctatagacattgtatgatttctattttaaatttgttaagttgTGTTATATGACCCAGATTGTGGTCTATATTAGTGAATGTTtcatgtgaacttgagaagaatatgtattctgctattgttggttgaagtagtctatagatgtccattttatctatttgattgatggtgttgttgagttcagGTATGTCTTTACTGATTTCCTGCCTGccggatctgtccatttctgatagaggGGGTTAAAGTCTACAATTATAATaatggattcatctatttctctttgcagtctcatcagtttttgcctcacatattttggcattctgttgttaggtgcatatgcGTTAACAGTTggtatgtcttcttggagaattgatcattttatcattatgtaatgtcatTCTTTTCCCTGATAgcattctttgctctgaagtgtgctatgtctgaaattaatatagctgcTCCTTTTTTTTGAATAGTGTTACTATAGtatatctttcttcctttatttttaatctgtatgtgtttttatgttttaagtggGTTTCTTGCAGATAACATAGAgttaggtcttgtttttttatctaaTCTggcaatctctgtcttttaattggtgcctGTAGACCATTGACATTCAAAGTGATTgttgatatagttggattattttctactatatttGCTACTGTTTCCTAtttgttgcccttgttctttgtttctattctatttttgttttttactttttctgccttttatggttttgatttatgtgactctgttttctctcctttcttagcatatctGTTACACCTTTTTTCCCTTAAGGCCTTCCTACTTGCCAGGCCC
This genomic window contains:
- the LOC102952937 gene encoding peptidyl-prolyl cis-trans isomerase A-like: MPPPWSHPCCPAMVNPSMFNISMDGEPLGSISFKLFADKVPKMAENFHALSIGEKGLGSKGSCFHRIIPGFMCQGGDFTCHDGTGSRSIYGEKFDDESFILKHTGPGILSMANAGPNTNGSEFFTCTAKTEWLDGKHVVSGKLKEGMNIVEAMRHFGSRNGKTSKKITTADCGQI